Genomic segment of Cottoperca gobio chromosome 6, fCotGob3.1, whole genome shotgun sequence:
CCACATATCTATACAAAAGGGTTTTACAAGCTGCTCTTGTCTATCGCATTCTTTTCAGAGAGCGGAAGATGACAAGCCCACCTGCTCGACACTTCTCCATCATAAGGATATCGTACCGAGTGCAAAAGACAGAACGGAGAATTCGGAGCATAATGTCCTGGCACACATCCAGAGACGTTTGTCCCAGTGCCTGAGAGACAATCGGGACACGCACTGTAGCACCGGCTCCACGCGACTGGAGGACAAAGAGGATGAGGACGATAATGAGACGGAGGGTGATCGGTTCCAGCAGCTCTTGGAGCTGAAGTGTCAGATACGTAACAGCGGTGAGTACGACCTGTTCTACAGCCGCCGCAGCACCATTGAGTGCAGCATTGGGGAGCAGGGCGGCGTACAGCATGAGCTACGTATGCTCAACGAGGAGCTGCGCAGCATCGAACTAGAATGTCAGAACATCATGCAGGCCCATAACCTTCGTAAGGGCCAGCAGTCTCCCTCCACAGGCCACTCCGCACCCTCAACCAAAAACCAAAGCCTCCATCGTAGTGACCCCTCAAGGGGTAAACTGACTGACATTAATGGGAGGCTGGAGAAATCGGACAAGGACAGCTCCAGTGCCTATAACACGGCAGAGAGTTCACGAAGCACCCCTCTGGCAATGGACCGCTCCCCGGAGCACTCACTTCAGAGAATGGTTAGCCTCACCAACCAGAGGAACCTCTGCAGCGGATTTGCCACAGGCCCTTCTCTTAGCCCAAGCCCCATCCCAGCATGCCATGCTCCAGTCCCAGGGAAAAGCAGCAGCCCTGTCCACAGCAATCGTTTGGAGTCAAACCAGACTACTCAGGCTGAGGAGGAGAGCAAGGGGGAATTAAAGTCACTTGCTTCACAGATTCCGTACTTCTCTCCATCCTACAGTTCCCAACAGAGGCAGGTCAACATCCCAGCACACGCCCGCCACTACCAGAGCTACATGCAGCTGATACAGCAGCGCTCAGCTGTGGAATATGCTCAGAGCCAGCTCAGCCTGCTCAGTGTCTGCAAAGAGCCTCAGAGGCCCATTAATGAGCCCAAGATGGAGTGGAAGGTCAAGATCCGCAGTGACGGCACGCGCTACATCACCAAGAGGCCTGTGAGGGACAAGATCCTGAGGGAGCGAGCCCTAAAGATTAAAGAAGAGCGTAGTGGGGGAATGACCACAGATGATGATGCAATGAGTGAAATGAAGATGGGGAAGTACTGGAgtaaagaggaaagaaagcaaCACCTAGTCCGAGCAAAAGAACAGAGGGAAAGACGAGAGTTCATGCAGCGTAGTCGGCTGGAAAGCTTGAAGGAGAACCCTCAGAGCAGCAGCGAGGGTCGCAAGGAAGTCAGCATTATAGAGCTCAGCcagaagaagatgatgaagaaaCGCAACAAGAAGATCTTGGACAACTGGATGACCATCCAGGAGCTGATGACTCATGGTACTAAGGCCCCTGAGGGAGCTAAGGTACACAACGCCTTCCTATCAGTCACTActgtataaaacacacacattctaccCCATGCGGTATAATATACTTGCCTCGTTCAATGTGGCATTTTTATGAGGACAATAGGAATATTTTTCACACTTTGTAACCCAAAAAGCATTTTGTAAAGAATTTATCAGTGTTGTCATGgcattttcttcatgtttttcaGTATTGTTTTTCACATTACTCTGcgggaaaaacatttttctatGAAATTAcgattatataattattttattacttctaaacatttttatcttttcaattctattttcatatttatgttGTTACCATATACTCAAAATGGATTTATGgtcatcttaaaaaaaaaagttaagcattttcttttgtgtattaTGTACACTTGCCAATTGCAGCACAAAATGAATCAGAGTGGGTCTCCTCCTTTTCATTAACAGATCTACGTATCCTTTAAAGCTGAAGTCAGtaactttaaaatgatgaaCTAGTAGTCCAGCTAGTCACAAAGTCTGTCGGTCAACCATACATATCAGAAAATTCTATCTTAAGAACGTTTTACCAAATAAAAAGGTGAATTAAGTTACTAATTTCAGCTTTAAGATGGACACAAATATCTTACATTCCAATCATAGTACTGTATAACTTGCTCCTGATGAAAGATTGAGCAAAAACTACGGCAAGAATGTGTTAAATCcctaaaatgtaatgaatttgAAATAAATCCAGTGACCTAAAAGGGAAAGAATCCCCTGTGTTTCACCGCAAACTGccatatttcttttgttttggggCGGAAAGTTTTAGATTACAGAACATTGTAAATTGTTAATATGAGCAAAGGTTTCTGGTCAAAAACTCAAATAACTTTTGCtaatatcatttttattatcagCAATTTTATGAAAGCATCTTTTAAAAGTTCAATACCTCATGTTACAGTGAAACTCTTCACATGTTGTTTCACTTTTCTTACAAACAAAGGAAACGATGCTTAAAAAGCTGCTACACTGACAGGTCAATGGaaaaacaactgtgtgtgtggacacagggaatatgtactatatatatatatatatagtacttaTGAGATTTGTCTTAGTGTACAGGAGCACAAACATCCCAACGGTCCAACACATTCAGCCAGTGCTGCAGCTTCGTTTGTATGGTTTGCAGCTTTGGGTAAAAAATGATTTTGtattcaatttaattttttgcttaatattttgagtttttttctACATACTCAACAGATGGACCTGCTCACACCCGTATTTTTACATCATCCACAAACACCTTTACTCAGCATAGCCTTAACAGCAAAAACTGAACCGATGATACATTTGTGTGGCAAACTGATTTCATACACAGTCTCTGGATATCTCCGTGCAACAAAGAGGTATTATTCAGCCTTATTAATACATTGTATGATTTTAGTTGTTAGTAACTGGAAAATATAGAGTGGTTTTATGTTTGCGGTCACATTAAACGTGTGTTGGGATGATTGCCGCTGAGCAGGACTCAGAACACAGCATATTAAGATCACGGAAAAACTAAACTGGTGAAACGAATGAATTGCCATTTAACAGACTTTATATTCCAGTTACATGTACAGTATCCTCATTCCAAATGCCTCATTTCTAACtgaaatattgtacattttacattttaaaccgatccctgtatttgtttttgagtCAATGTCAATGGTCTAATTTTGAGTAATGCGTAGTTGGCACATTTGTAGCCGGGTGAAATGTGTGATAATGGTGATCTTTGGAAaagaaatgataataaattattgttttttggtATAACATCGCActggattatgttttttttaattcagacaTTTGTGGAAGATGCTACTGATGCTACATTGCAGCTGGTGCCAGGTGCTTGAGCTGTGTCGTCACACATTCAGCTGGTAAACGATGAACCTCCACCATGAAACTGAACTCGGCAAGATTCCAGGAACGCTaactttgttatttttcttagtagttttacaaagtagtttAAAATGTCGCTCTCCTGTGAAGTGGTtggtgtgaacagtgtgaaagtGAGCTGTGCTGATGATGCTTCGGGAcaatggatgatgatgatgaagaagagaggTGGATTGTGTCGTATCACAAAAGTTATCCGTGCAAAGAAGGACCAGTCTGGGGAGGTGAAACTGAGTTACACGTTCACCTCAGATATCTCCTTAACAGTgacttttattcttcttctcgCTGCTGTGAATATGTTAAGTGATTAAACAGAAGGAGATTTCAATTAAACTCATCTTCCACTTGGATGGCTTTGTGTTCATTAAAATATAACAACCACTTAATCATTGCTATGGCCTTGTCATGTGCAGGGGAGAGCTGCTGGGATGCTCTGCTCTGGTATTAGCTTAAGTTGTCATTGTGCTATAGCTTACATTGGAGAGTCACTGATACCCTACTGCCTGAACATTGTTCTGTACTTCTGTGCTTCCATTGAACTGAAAACTTGTTCCATTTTAAGAAACGTGTAAATTACAAAAAGGGAACCAAGTCTTTCTGAGTAGTTGTAGTTTTTGTGTTACCCGTGGGCatcatgtctgtttttgttgcCGAGCTTTTATTGTCACTCTAGTCCTGTGAAGAACTCCATCTAACTCCTTTACGAGACACAAAGGCCACTGTTCAAGCTGTGTATCGCTATGAAAGCTCTTCCGAATGAAATACTCTACTTAATTTACatacaattgtgttttataatgcCACGGTTTCACTTTTACTGTGATTCTAAGGTTGCACTCTGTGTCAACGCCCTCCATTTCAGTTAAAGTCTGTGGCGCCTAAAAGCGTCTCAATTTATTCAGCGACCAAGCGTTAACATCCGTGTTGGTATTGAAAAGTAGACTCCTTCCATCCCCCGAGCCCATTCGCTCTCCCCTCATTTATTCATTCTCTCAGTCTGCATAGACGCACACCATTTAAATGGCAATGAAAAGCCACAGACTAAAAAGTACGAGTTGTACCGACCAACGCAGAACTAGCCCAAGTGCTCGCTAATTAAGTTCATCCCTAAGCCCCTGAAAGACCCAGTCAGGTGTAATTAAAATGGAGCCTGTGACAGCCATGGCATTTGTCAGAGCTACCCAGCAGTTCAAATACCAGTACTGACAGAAATGTCAAACGGATAGCAGTGGCTCATCTCCTCTTCAGCGCTCCActcacacagacgcacacacacacactgccatcGGTTATGAATGCTTGCCGATAACCTTTAGGATTCCCTAAACTGCAAAAACTACAAATTCTGTCCCGTTATTCATCTTGGGAGGCCCATATTTATTGACATACAGATCTACTTGACACGTGATGGTGCAGTCTACATCATAGtacctcctctcccctcctaaTCTCAGAGGCTTGTAACAAACTGGTAATTGCCTCGGATCATGCGTCTCTCGATGTCACTTTAGAAATTGATGGCAGCTTTGATCTTTGATATCATAACTGCTGTGTTGTAATAATTGGCCCTATCATGGCAGAAGTAgcggtgggtgtgtgtgtgtgtgtgggtgggtgggtggatgaTCTGGACAGACTGCTACTGCTTAGCCAGCTGTTCTGAATGTATATGCCTTAATCAAGCAGAAGACACAATAGAGTCCATTGATGGAGGATTATGAGGCACGGACTCTCTTAACATCTCCTCCTAAAGTCACCAAGCTTCATCTTCAAGAGGATGTCTTTACAAATGTTCACGACAATCCATCCAACGCGTGAGATCTTTCAGTCCGGACCAAAGTTGGGGGGGGTCCGGACCAACTAAGCAACAGACCATGTTCTAATctgcttctgtgtttctctgagaGAGCTCTTCGGTCTGAAAtatcaaacaataaaaatgcacCGTTGTGATATCTTTGCTCAGATATTCTTTCTTTACATGTACAATAAACTTCGCAGTGGTGTGTGTTCATCTCTTCAGACTACAGAGTGAGTTGCCTCATATTGCAGTAcagtgtgttttacatttagttcactcctctccagcctttacGACACCAAGCAGAAAAGCATCAGTTTTATAGTCGACTGAATATAATACAGAAGTTAGAAAAGTTCATACTTTTATTGATTAGTTTAAAAATTGCCAAAtcttcttttgtgtctctttcatCACAGCTCTGTACTCAAACtctcttatgtgtgtgtgtgtgtgtgtgtgtgtgcagtgccaTTATCGGCAGAGATCTTTTATTGCTTCTGCGAAccatttagactttttttttttttctttcacaccccatgttttatgtgtcatttgttgtttcattttcacCCCAACCAAATACATTAGGGGACCTATTAAGCAACAAAACCTGTGAATATTTCAGAGCATAATTAGAGCTCTAATTACAATTCATTATTCATAAAATGTGTGAGCCAACAATACATACTGCAAAGGTCTCAAACATGTACTATTTGATCACAATTAGAATATGTATAATAGTCCCTAAAACGTATTGTATTACCGTTAGCCCTAAACAGAGGTATGCTAGTATATTATTCATGGTCGCATATAGCGGGTTTGAAGAGCCGGGTAATACCCACTGGTGGAAACATTATCTATTTAACATTTGCTCACACTATGACTCCAATTATACAACAGATAAAATAAGGAGCATGTCTTGATCTACTATTACTTCACTAACTCATCTTCTCAGTCATTTAAATCCTGCTAGGCTTTAACTTGTGTTCAATGCAAGTCCTCAGGTCTGACACACAATTTACATTTGGATACTCCCTGCCCACTCAGCCCTACATACAAAACACCTTTCCCAGTTCTGAGATTCTAGTATATAGTCAGAACCCGAGTTGAGATCtttggaaatatattttaaaaatcctGCACGAATTACACCTCCCCAGCCTGAACTGGTAAGCCGCCTCTCACCCTGGTGACCTTCAAGGTGAAAATGATTGATGACTGTGGTCAACCATGCAAAAATGTTGTATACAAATGTAACACTTGCCCCTTTTCACTTTCATCGTCTACGAATCGCATTAACATTCCTGTAAAGTTTCAGTTTTTCTTATTCATGAGCTGTTGGTCAGAGTCCGTATCCAGTAGAAATGTCTAATATGTCTGTTATTGCCTCGCTGAGCTTGAGAATTAATAtaatgtctgtcagtcagtgcaTAGGCTCTGTTCCCATTTTATTACACAATGTAAACTTTgatcccccccctctcctctttcacATGTTATTCAGGGTCCTCACATGAAAAGAGGGCTCTTTCATTCGTCATGGTGAgctcatcacttcctgtttcatatCCCTGTGTGTTACACTATGTAGTCATGTCATGTAGGAATTAACTTGACTTGTCTTCACATTGATGTAATTGGCTCCTAGTGCGCTTCCTAATGAAATCGTAGCTTATAGAGTGTGAAGCAAACCTCATATCTGCACCTCTGCTATTATGAGAGGTTACACGGTGCAGCGTCAAGCGCCAGGATATTTTTTGCTTGTTCACGTGCATTCTGGGTAGCAGGACACCTGCACTGTGAGTAATGAGAATCTTGCCAGGAGGCCTTGCTGGTCAGAGCTCAACTCTTCACTGCTCACAGGCTTTGCCACAGGCGAATCAAGCTGGGAATGATGCACGGTGCACCTGCAGGGAGCGGGCCAGTGAGTAATCACCTCACTGTAATGTAGACAGCGCTTCTTTTGGATCATCTTGCCTAACCTCTTAAAGTTGCATTGACTAACTTTGCATATTTACAGCTTGACAGTAAGAGGAAACTGTTTAAAGATTTAAGCTTTAATATCCCCCAATCACACAACATTACATCAGTAAACTGCACACAGCAGCATTTTTAATAACCCAACCGGTGTGtgatcattttttttatataaggGCCAGGGTAATTTCACTGTCACATTTACAGAGGGGGTATGCTCTTCTCTACTGCGGCCCCACTTTGTGATTAAGGCTAAGTGAGTTAATTTTTTACAGACAATATAAATCATACCCAGTACAGCTGCAATTGAATGTTTCTGGGATTAAGAATACATCTTGTCTTTAGGAATGGCCAGTATTATCCAACATTACCTGCTACCTTTTACAATCTTAAGAGTGGACAAAATGATGTGCATTGCCTTTGAAGGAAGCTGAACAAGGTGTGCGGCTGTACAAAGGAGGTCGGTGAAGGAGGGATTCAGTGAATGCAAAAGGGAGGCTAATGCAGTTGACTGCACAACAGCGTCATTCTCACAATGACTGACCTTGAGGCTGGAGTGCACCATTATACTTTATTACAGTAGGTTACAGAAGTCTGTGCAGGCTTAATGATTCATGGCTACTGATTTCATAGTGCTTTGCAGACCATTTGACAGTGCTGAGttttataatgaaaaaataCTACGACAGGGAAGTAGCTGTAGTCACTGAGGATAACTGCTTTTGTTTCAAATTGCCTTTGGTGTCAGAAGGTAAAGTGAGATGTGACTTGGGCTAGACAGCTGAGTAACACCACCCCCttataatgacacacacacacacacacacacacacacacacacacacacacacacacacacacacacacacacatacatgcgcacgcacacacacacagagaatagGTCAGAATCCCACATCCCAGCATGCTTTAACTATATCCCTGCCCTCCCTTGGTCCCGTTTTTACTTTCTTCTCTCCATTAGTGGGAAAAAGTTGCTATTATTAAGATGCACCCGCAGTACATTTAAGAGAAGGTCACATTTTGAGGGAATGTGGAGCTACGCATACATCACAGATGCAGGCTGCTGCTGAACTGCTATTAGTTTTAAAATATTGCAGTCTTGCAGTCTCACTAATAGTGCAGATTCAAAAAGTGGAGCAGTAGAATACTCATCGGGAGCAACATACACCTCCGACACTCCCGATGGCAAATAGGCTATACATCACTGTCATCTCGAGCCCCCGTTTTTTGAGTATCCTATCTGCATGGCACACTGCTTGGGAAGGACTTGTCCACTGTGGATTGCTTTATTGTCGCAGGGTAACTACAGTATGCTTGAACTCCAATAGATGTTACTTTGCTGGTAACTCTGTTTAACAGGTAAACTATGTTATGCATTTGAGTTGGATCATTATCGGATCTTGCAATGAAGAATGTGTTAACGTCGGTGAGAGACTCCAACATTCGTTTGTGcatgaacaaaatgtttttgaggatttcaatcgtgttttttatttttggatgcAATATGTAAATGTCGCTTTGAATTGTTGGCTGTTCATATATTCTGCTGCAGGGATTCTGTTTTCACTCTAATTATCTTGGATACACGTGAGCTCATAACTCCTCAGGAGTTCCCTCTGCTCTTTAGGCACCTGGGGATATGAGAGAACAAAGACATCTCATCATAAAGTATGTAAAGTTATGAGCATTACTGTTGTGCTGCGGTGCAATCAATTAAAAATAGCTTGTGGAGGGCAGTAATAGTCATGTTTTAAAGAGATTGCTGTATACAGCCATTACTGAGTAGATATCTTGAGAGCATGTGATTTTGTTTAGGTCAGCATTTTAGGGAAACGGGAAACACCTAATATGGGCAAACCTACTCATTTGAGCATCTGTGAACATAAATCAAGCTCTGATCAGCCATCTTTGGTGAGGAAATGAAGCTATTAGTCACAGCAGACAGAAGCAGCCAAATAACAATGCAGTTTGTTGTCCTTGTATTATGCACAAAGCTGACAGATTCAAAGTCCTTTTGATTACAACTTCATTATCTAGTCATGTCTGACCATAGGATTATATTTCAAGGTGTCGGACAATGCTGTCAGTCAGCCGTTTTCTATGAGAGCCCTGAGACACAGACTGCGTTCGCAAGTGTACAGTTTGCACATGGCGATAATAAGAGTCTTGTTACAAAAGTGGAAAATTAGCCTTTAGAGCTAAGTCttgcatattttattaatatgcaGTGTCCCTGTCAAATTAAGTAATAAACTATTTAAGTTATCCTGAACTGTCTGACCCTGGCGCAGATCCTTTCCACAGTAAGCGTTACTCTGTGTGTTCCTCTACCTTGGTATAGCTACTGTAAGCTAATGCACTTTTAAAAGATTGGTTGTTCTTTACTCTTAAAGTGTTGCTGGAGTTCTGCCTATGCAGATAGTAATTTGTCAACTTCCACCCACAAAGAACGATCAGCTCAGAAAATACTAAGAAATGACAATGGATGTTTGATTGATCATTAcgagaatatttatttttaaacttttattctTCGTTCCAGTGTCTCTTGATCTTTGAAGTTTTATGCACTTCAACTttcaactttattttgacaCCGGAGGGCAATTAGTTTTATAGCAAGGCATATTACAATTCATGTTAatttctctcacttcacttctctgtCCTTGTacctttaaaaaacaatctgGGATATGTAAAACACCCTGAGCTGCCTGTGTATCAAACAACACCAGACCAATTTTACATGGAGGCAAGGACTCATTCTAAAACCATAATTAAATGCTGAGAAACAGATTGTGTATTctgttaaatgaacatttgtgtTACGGTTTTTCCTTATTGTATATTGCcagaatttgtttttaaataggaACATCTATACCGAAAAAACTTTAATATACTTCTTTAGCAACCCTCCTTTGACCAGATTTCTCattcaaaacaatgttttcaccACATCGTGACTACCTGACCTTGATTTATATCACACCATAGGAATACATTTGCTTGGTAAACAAATCAGTAATTTAATAAGAGATAAATGGTTACAAGCAGGTAAAGTTAAGGCATAAGGCAAATTGATATGACACTTCTTAGTTTGACTGCGTTTTTATGTTTTCCCTTTCATGGTGGTGCTCAATTTAAATACTATCAAGGGTTGCCTTTCTATTTGGTTTAAAAGTATGTtcagataaaacacacacacacacacacacacacacacacatacacacacacacacacacacactcaaaatgCTTTGAACTCAAGCTATTGGTGACTTCATTTCAAAAATGCATCTGGACatgtgttgaaaatgtaattcattcGACACAACGATGGGGATTCACATgcaaaagaaaaccaaaacattttcctGTCCTGCTTTTATAAATCTACTCACACTCACATCTGAGTTTCAAAGTCCAAACCTACCGCAGGGGTTATCCATtcttaatgtgttttgtttgtgtgttctttttGAAGAGATTAATTATGCTGCCCGGGTTTTCTGTTTATATCATAGCACAATGGGCATCTACTACTGTACTGGATACTCaaagctgttgttgttttaagcaaaatacaacaatgaattattttctttgccAGGCATCATT
This window contains:
- the LOC115009133 gene encoding PDZ domain-containing RING finger protein 4 isoform X1 gives rise to the protein MGCNLCTLQKREEHYKLLYEIAQVNGKELSKSSHEETVEAFRAAKDPVVVQVIRRTPSGRPHGLPQEIHVVDVCTQTDITFEHIMALAKLRPSTPPVPDVCPFLLSDSCHSLHTMDQDYYEGTDYLSPVPADGERTEEFEYEEVELCRLNSQEKLGLTLCYRTDEEEDVAIYVSEISPNSIAARDGRIREGDRILQINGQDVQDREEAMAALSNDASRNIVLLVARPELQLEEAWLDDEHSEFLEQLKMEMLEEQQREEMELAALQEEQENEQRAEDDKPTCSTLLHHKDIVPSAKDRTENSEHNVLAHIQRRLSQCLRDNRDTHCSTGSTRLEDKEDEDDNETEGDRFQQLLELKCQIRNSGEYDLFYSRRSTIECSIGEQGGVQHELRMLNEELRSIELECQNIMQAHNLRKGQQSPSTGHSAPSTKNQSLHRSDPSRGKLTDINGRLEKSDKDSSSAYNTAESSRSTPLAMDRSPEHSLQRMVSLTNQRNLCSGFATGPSLSPSPIPACHAPVPGKSSSPVHSNRLESNQTTQAEEESKGELKSLASQIPYFSPSYSSQQRQVNIPAHARHYQSYMQLIQQRSAVEYAQSQLSLLSVCKEPQRPINEPKMEWKVKIRSDGTRYITKRPVRDKILRERALKIKEERSGGMTTDDDAMSEMKMGKYWSKEERKQHLVRAKEQRERREFMQRSRLESLKENPQSSSEGRKEVSIIELSQKKMMKKRNKKILDNWMTIQELMTHGTKAPEGAKVHNAFLSVTTV
- the LOC115009133 gene encoding PDZ domain-containing RING finger protein 4 isoform X2; this translates as MALAKLRPSTPPVPDVCPFLLSDSCHSLHTMDQDYYEGTDYLSPVPADGERTEEFEYEEVELCRLNSQEKLGLTLCYRTDEEEDVAIYVSEISPNSIAARDGRIREGDRILQINGQDVQDREEAMAALSNDASRNIVLLVARPELQLEEAWLDDEHSEFLEQLKMEMLEEQQREEMELAALQEEQENEQRAEDDKPTCSTLLHHKDIVPSAKDRTENSEHNVLAHIQRRLSQCLRDNRDTHCSTGSTRLEDKEDEDDNETEGDRFQQLLELKCQIRNSGEYDLFYSRRSTIECSIGEQGGVQHELRMLNEELRSIELECQNIMQAHNLRKGQQSPSTGHSAPSTKNQSLHRSDPSRGKLTDINGRLEKSDKDSSSAYNTAESSRSTPLAMDRSPEHSLQRMVSLTNQRNLCSGFATGPSLSPSPIPACHAPVPGKSSSPVHSNRLESNQTTQAEEESKGELKSLASQIPYFSPSYSSQQRQVNIPAHARHYQSYMQLIQQRSAVEYAQSQLSLLSVCKEPQRPINEPKMEWKVKIRSDGTRYITKRPVRDKILRERALKIKEERSGGMTTDDDAMSEMKMGKYWSKEERKQHLVRAKEQRERREFMQRSRLESLKENPQSSSEGRKEVSIIELSQKKMMKKRNKKILDNWMTIQELMTHGTKAPEGAKVHNAFLSVTTV
- the LOC115009133 gene encoding PDZ domain-containing RING finger protein 4 isoform X3, with amino-acid sequence MDQDYYEGTDYLSPVPADGERTEEFEYEEVELCRLNSQEKLGLTLCYRTDEEEDVAIYVSEISPNSIAARDGRIREGDRILQINGQDVQDREEAMAALSNDASRNIVLLVARPELQLEEAWLDDEHSEFLEQLKMEMLEEQQREEMELAALQEEQENEQRAEDDKPTCSTLLHHKDIVPSAKDRTENSEHNVLAHIQRRLSQCLRDNRDTHCSTGSTRLEDKEDEDDNETEGDRFQQLLELKCQIRNSGEYDLFYSRRSTIECSIGEQGGVQHELRMLNEELRSIELECQNIMQAHNLRKGQQSPSTGHSAPSTKNQSLHRSDPSRGKLTDINGRLEKSDKDSSSAYNTAESSRSTPLAMDRSPEHSLQRMVSLTNQRNLCSGFATGPSLSPSPIPACHAPVPGKSSSPVHSNRLESNQTTQAEEESKGELKSLASQIPYFSPSYSSQQRQVNIPAHARHYQSYMQLIQQRSAVEYAQSQLSLLSVCKEPQRPINEPKMEWKVKIRSDGTRYITKRPVRDKILRERALKIKEERSGGMTTDDDAMSEMKMGKYWSKEERKQHLVRAKEQRERREFMQRSRLESLKENPQSSSEGRKEVSIIELSQKKMMKKRNKKILDNWMTIQELMTHGTKAPEGAKVHNAFLSVTTV